A single genomic interval of Patescibacteria group bacterium harbors:
- a CDS encoding four helix bundle protein, translating to MREGSYQDIDQRTFNFANRVIKMVPQLPNNVATWKIGAQVIDSATSVNSNIVQARGGLSKKDFTHHLRISLKEARETKRWLEMIVAVGLTDIQRMQPLLNENEEIICILVTMIINSQDEDLNKK from the coding sequence ATGAGGGAGGGAAGTTATCAAGATATTGATCAGCGGACGTTTAATTTTGCCAATAGAGTTATAAAGATGGTTCCTCAATTGCCTAATAATGTGGCAACTTGGAAAATTGGCGCCCAGGTAATTGATTCGGCCACGTCGGTTAATTCTAATATTGTTCAAGCTCGCGGAGGATTATCAAAAAAGGATTTTACCCACCACTTAAGGATCTCTTTAAAAGAAGCGCGGGAAACAAAGAGATGGCTGGAAATGATCGTTGCTGTCGGCTTGACCGATATTCAGAGAATGCAGCCTTTGTTGAATGAAAACGAGGAAATAATTTGCATATTAGTAACAATGATAATAAATTCTCAAGATGAAGATTTGAACAAGAAGTAA
- a CDS encoding PrgI family protein, which translates to MKPISNFQFPISSVQMFTVPQFIDVEDKIIGPITTRQFIICLVGLGVLVPAWRLLDLVWFILVGLLDFVIVGAFAFAKINGRPFHYFVLNVIQTMKKPNLRIWNHHNPLKDLLSAEEIAAEEVRTVTKPTATRERLVSSHLKELSLIVDTKGVYKGEEGEEIV; encoded by the coding sequence ATGAAACCAATTTCCAATTTCCAATTTCCAATTTCGTCCGTGCAGATGTTCACTGTTCCTCAATTCATCGATGTTGAGGATAAAATTATCGGGCCGATCACTACCAGGCAATTCATCATTTGTCTGGTGGGTTTGGGCGTTTTGGTTCCGGCTTGGCGATTGTTGGATCTTGTCTGGTTTATTTTGGTGGGCTTGCTTGATTTCGTGATCGTCGGCGCTTTCGCTTTTGCCAAGATCAACGGCCGACCTTTTCATTATTTTGTTTTGAATGTCATTCAGACCATGAAAAAACCGAATTTGCGCATTTGGAATCATCATAATCCGCTGAAGGATCTGCTTTCGGCCGAAGAAATAGCCGCCGAGGAAGTGCGGACAGTGACCAAGCCAACGGCAACCCGCGAACGCCTGGTCAGCTCCCATCTTAAGGAATTATCTTTGATTGTTGATACCAAGGGAGTTTACAAGGGTGAAGAAGGGGAGGAGATTGTTTAG